A stretch of Lactuca sativa cultivar Salinas chromosome 6, Lsat_Salinas_v11, whole genome shotgun sequence DNA encodes these proteins:
- the LOC111900371 gene encoding aquaporin PIP1-3, whose product MEGKEEDVRLGANKFSERQPIGTSAQTDKDYKEPPPAPFFEPGELSSWSFYRAGIAEFIATFLFLYISVLTVMGVVKSPTKCGTVGIQGIAWAFGGMIFALVYCTAGISGGHINPAVTFGLLLARKLSLTRAVFYMVMQCLGAICGAGVVKGFQGDAQYTTLGGGANVVAHGYTKGDGLGAEIVGTFVLVYTVFSATDAKRSARDSHVPILAPLPIGFAVFLVHLATIPITGTGINPARSLGAAIIYNKSHAWDDHWIFWVGPFIGAALAAVYHQIVIRAIPFKSRS is encoded by the exons ATGGAGGGCAAGGAAGAAGATGTGAGACTCGGAGCCAACAAGTTTTCCGAGAGGCAACCCATCGGAACATCGGCTCAAACCGATAAAGACTACAAGGAGCCACCACCGGCGCCGTTTTTCGAGCCAGGCGAGTTGTCGTCATGGTCGTTTTACAGAGCCGGTATCGCAGAGTTCATcgccaccttcttgttcctctaCATCTCGGTGTTGACTGTAATGGGTGTGGTCAAATCTCCGACGAAATGTGGCACGGTGGGTATCCAAGGAATCGCGTGGGCTTTCGGTGGTATGATCTTCGCTCTTGTCTACTGCACCGCCGGTATCTCAG GAGGGCATATTAATCCAGCTGTGACATTCGGTTTGCTATTAGCAAGAAAACTGTCGTTGACCAGGGCAGTGTTCTACATGGTGATGCAGTGTCTTGGAGCGATCTGTGGTGCTGGAGTTGTGAAAGGGTTTCAGGGTGATGCGCAGTACACGACGTTAGGCGGTGGTGCTAATGTCGTCGCCCATGGTTACACCAAGGGTGATGGTCTTGGTGCTGAGATTGTTGGCACTTTCGTGCTTGTTTACACCGTGTTCTCTGCAACTGATGCTAAAAGAAGCGCCAGAGACTCCCATGTCCCT ATTTTGGCTCCTCTTCCAATTGGGTTTGCGGTGTTCTTGGTTCATTTGGCCACCATCCCCATCACCGGAACTGGTATTAACCCTGCAAGAAGTCTTGGAGCTGCCATAATATACAACAAGAGCCATGCTTGGGATGACCAT TGGATCTTTTGGGTTGGACCCTTTATTGGAGCTGCACTTGCTGCTGTGTATCATCAGATAGTTATCAGAGCAATTCCCTTCAAGAGTAGATcttaa